Proteins co-encoded in one Streptomyces sp. NBC_01283 genomic window:
- a CDS encoding AzlC family ABC transporter permease has protein sequence MAEQQTTPADISAGTPADATAGVPGRLGADAPEKPGSAVVRDALGVGIAVGLSGFAFGVTSAGSGLTVLQTCALSLLVFTGASQFALVGALAGGGNPFTAAAGAFFLGVRNAFYGLRLSQLLALPRAVRPFAAHWVIDETTAVSLAQPTRRAARIGFTVTGLSLYMLWNLTTLLGALGAEAIGDTDVWGLDAAGPAVFLALLAPMLRTTTERAVAAVAVVLGLGLLPVLPAGVPVLVAALAAPAVLYVEGRKSASKPAAMGDARPDGTQDVTHDDTQKEDR, from the coding sequence GTGGCAGAACAACAGACGACACCCGCAGACATAAGCGCAGGCACCCCGGCGGATGCGACAGCCGGCGTTCCCGGGCGATTGGGCGCGGACGCGCCGGAGAAACCCGGTTCCGCCGTCGTCCGGGACGCACTCGGCGTCGGGATCGCCGTCGGGCTGTCCGGCTTCGCCTTCGGGGTGACCTCGGCCGGCAGTGGACTCACCGTGCTGCAGACCTGCGCGCTCAGCCTGCTGGTCTTCACGGGCGCCTCGCAGTTCGCGCTGGTCGGGGCTCTCGCGGGCGGCGGCAACCCGTTCACCGCCGCGGCGGGGGCCTTCTTCCTCGGCGTACGCAACGCGTTCTACGGGCTGCGGCTCTCGCAGTTGCTCGCCCTCCCGCGCGCGGTGCGTCCGTTCGCCGCCCACTGGGTCATCGACGAGACCACCGCCGTCTCGCTCGCCCAGCCGACCCGGCGGGCCGCCCGCATCGGCTTCACCGTCACCGGGCTGAGCCTCTACATGCTGTGGAACCTCACCACGCTCCTCGGGGCGCTCGGTGCCGAAGCCATCGGCGACACCGATGTGTGGGGGCTCGACGCCGCGGGACCGGCTGTCTTCCTGGCGCTCCTCGCGCCGATGCTGCGGACGACCACGGAGCGGGCCGTTGCCGCCGTCGCGGTCGTCCTGGGGCTCGGCCTGCTGCCCGTGCTGCCCGCGGGAGTGCCGGTCCTGGTGGCCGCGCTCGCCGCGCCGGCGGTGCTCTACGTAGAGGGCCGCAAGTCCGCCTCCAAGCCCGCCGCCATGGGAGACGCGCGCCCCGACGGCACCCAGGACGTCACGCATGACGACACTCAGAAGGAAGACCGTTGA
- the recX gene encoding recombination regulator RecX, with amino-acid sequence MTRRTDWADQIVPEHHTDPAGRGLADGADQGGADQEGDGTGFRGGGGRKGRRRRGGFGESRGGGSQDSGPPSSSRAEKGEPPTADPGEKARAICLRLLTGTPRTRKQLADALRKRDIPEDVADEVLTRFEEVGLINDGAFAGAWVESRHHGRGLARRALAQELRTKGVDAVLIEEAVGQLDSEQEEATARELVARKLRATRGLDRDKRLRRLAGMLARKGYSEGLALRIVRQAIEEEGEDAEDLGYDGD; translated from the coding sequence ATGACGCGGCGCACGGACTGGGCGGACCAGATCGTTCCCGAGCACCACACCGATCCCGCGGGCAGAGGCCTCGCGGACGGTGCGGATCAGGGTGGCGCCGACCAGGAGGGTGACGGCACCGGCTTCCGCGGGGGCGGCGGCCGGAAGGGCCGCCGACGGCGTGGCGGCTTCGGTGAAAGCCGGGGCGGTGGTTCACAGGACAGCGGCCCCCCTTCCTCGTCGAGGGCCGAGAAGGGGGAGCCGCCGACAGCGGATCCGGGTGAGAAGGCGCGGGCGATCTGTCTGCGGCTGCTCACCGGGACCCCGCGCACGCGCAAACAGCTGGCCGACGCGCTGCGCAAGCGGGACATCCCGGAGGACGTGGCGGATGAGGTGCTGACCCGCTTCGAAGAGGTCGGCCTGATCAATGATGGTGCCTTCGCGGGCGCGTGGGTGGAGTCCCGGCACCACGGCCGGGGTCTGGCCCGACGGGCGCTCGCGCAGGAGCTGCGCACGAAGGGCGTGGACGCCGTGCTGATCGAGGAGGCTGTCGGACAGCTCGACTCGGAGCAGGAGGAGGCGACGGCACGCGAGCTCGTCGCCCGCAAGCTCCGTGCCACGCGGGGCCTCGACCGCGACAAGCGACTGCGCCGCCTCGCGGGCATGCTCGCCCGCAAGGGCTACTCGGAAGGGCTTGCGCTCCGGATCGTCCGGCAGGCCATCGAGGAAGAGGGCGAGGACGCGGAGGACTTGGGGTACGACGGGGACTGA
- a CDS encoding PucR family transcriptional regulator, with protein MALSSEARSLAARCEPRVNELARRMARESFEELPGYAELPDDVKDVEIAATARHGVRLFLRRVTDQPGSHRLFRERAAQRAEEGMPLHLLLRTHALGVYVLWQALRDEARPGEEAALVELVDVLLQSHPAIVGTVAETYLDERSALEAEQRAQRGSLIRGLLDGMVPPGHVLLDQLRLAGPVLVLAVGFDEAPAEGPVAVRRRLRRVQTALDHAFGVEVLALLEGEGGRGIVPRDCRPPEDLPRRLSKACGLPVRVAAVDAAGPEAITDAARTATEILRITRACGLPPALHRMEDVLLEYHLSRRNESSHLISALLDPVADRPELLETLRTHLGHQQERRATAAALGLHPNTVDNRLAKIGELTGIDLSAPRGTALAIAALLLREAGDC; from the coding sequence GTGGCGCTGTCCTCCGAGGCGAGGTCTCTCGCCGCGCGCTGCGAGCCCAGGGTCAACGAACTGGCCCGCAGGATGGCCCGTGAGTCGTTCGAGGAGCTGCCCGGGTACGCGGAGCTCCCCGACGACGTGAAGGACGTGGAGATAGCCGCGACCGCACGCCACGGAGTGCGCCTCTTCCTGCGCCGTGTCACCGATCAGCCCGGCAGCCACCGGCTCTTCCGCGAGCGGGCCGCGCAGCGCGCGGAAGAGGGCATGCCGCTGCACCTGCTGCTGCGTACGCACGCTCTGGGGGTCTACGTCCTGTGGCAGGCGCTGCGCGATGAGGCCCGACCCGGCGAGGAAGCCGCCCTGGTCGAACTCGTGGACGTGCTGCTGCAGTCGCACCCCGCCATCGTCGGCACCGTGGCCGAGACCTACCTGGACGAGCGGTCCGCCCTGGAGGCCGAGCAGCGCGCCCAGCGCGGTTCCCTGATCCGCGGTCTGCTCGACGGCATGGTGCCGCCCGGCCATGTGCTGCTCGACCAACTGCGCCTGGCCGGGCCGGTGCTCGTCCTGGCGGTCGGTTTCGACGAGGCGCCGGCCGAGGGCCCCGTAGCGGTACGGCGCCGCCTGCGGCGCGTACAGACCGCACTGGACCACGCCTTCGGGGTGGAGGTGCTCGCGCTCCTGGAAGGCGAGGGCGGTCGGGGCATCGTGCCCCGGGACTGCCGGCCTCCCGAAGACCTGCCGCGCCGCCTCAGCAAGGCCTGCGGCCTTCCCGTACGTGTGGCCGCCGTGGATGCCGCCGGACCCGAGGCCATCACCGACGCGGCCAGGACCGCGACCGAGATACTGCGCATCACGCGCGCGTGCGGCCTGCCTCCGGCACTGCACCGCATGGAGGACGTGCTCCTCGAGTACCACCTCTCCCGTCGCAACGAGAGCAGCCACCTCATCTCCGCACTGCTCGACCCGGTGGCCGACCGCCCCGAGCTCCTGGAGACGCTCCGTACCCACCTGGGCCATCAGCAGGAGCGCAGGGCGACCGCCGCCGCCCTCGGCCTGCACCCCAACACCGTCGACAACCGCCTCGCGAAGATCGGCGAACTCACCGGCATCGACCTGTCGGCGCCGCGCGGCACCGCACTCGCCATCGCGGCGCTCCTGCTGAGGGAGGCCGGGGACTGCTGA
- the recA gene encoding recombinase RecA has product MAGTDREKALEAALAQIERQFGKGAVMRMGERPNDPIEVIPTGSTALDVALGVGGIPRGRVVEVYGPESSGKTTLTLHAVANAQRAGGAVAFVDAEHALDPEYAKKLGVDIDNLILSQPDNGEQALEIVDMLVRSGALDLIVIDSVAALVPRAEIEGEMGDSHVGLQARLMSQALRKITSALNQSKTTAIFINQLREKIGVMFGSPETTTGGRALKFYASVRLDIRRIETLKDGTDAVGNRTRVKVVKNKVAPPFKQAEFDILYGQGISREGGLIDMGVDNGFVRKAGAWYTYEGDQLGQGKENARNFLKDNPDLANEIERKIKEKLGVGVKPKAEEPAAAEPGKDAAGATGTAEDAAKTVPAPAAKATKPKAAAAKS; this is encoded by the coding sequence ATGGCAGGAACCGACCGCGAGAAGGCGCTCGAAGCCGCGCTCGCACAGATTGAACGGCAATTCGGCAAGGGCGCAGTGATGCGCATGGGCGAGCGGCCGAACGACCCCATCGAGGTCATCCCCACCGGATCGACCGCGCTCGACGTCGCGCTCGGCGTCGGCGGCATCCCGCGCGGCCGTGTGGTGGAGGTGTACGGACCGGAGTCCTCCGGTAAGACGACGCTGACGCTGCACGCCGTGGCGAACGCACAGCGCGCGGGCGGCGCCGTCGCCTTCGTGGACGCCGAGCACGCACTCGACCCCGAGTACGCGAAGAAGCTGGGCGTCGACATCGACAACCTGATCCTGTCCCAGCCGGACAACGGCGAGCAGGCTCTTGAGATCGTCGACATGCTGGTCCGCTCCGGCGCGCTCGACCTGATCGTCATCGACTCCGTCGCGGCCCTGGTGCCGCGCGCGGAAATCGAGGGCGAGATGGGCGACTCGCACGTGGGTCTGCAGGCCCGCCTGATGAGCCAGGCGCTCCGGAAGATCACCAGCGCGCTCAACCAGTCCAAGACCACCGCGATCTTCATCAACCAGCTGCGCGAGAAGATCGGCGTGATGTTCGGCTCGCCGGAGACCACGACCGGTGGCCGCGCGCTGAAGTTCTACGCCTCGGTGCGGCTCGACATCCGCCGGATCGAGACCCTCAAGGACGGCACGGACGCGGTCGGCAACCGCACCCGCGTCAAGGTCGTCAAGAACAAGGTCGCGCCGCCCTTCAAGCAGGCCGAGTTCGACATCCTCTACGGCCAGGGCATCAGCCGCGAGGGCGGCCTGATCGACATGGGCGTGGACAACGGCTTCGTCCGCAAGGCGGGCGCCTGGTACACGTACGAGGGCGACCAGCTCGGCCAGGGCAAGGAGAACGCCCGCAACTTCCTCAAGGACAACCCCGACCTCGCCAACGAGATCGAGCGGAAGATCAAGGAGAAGCTGGGCGTCGGCGTGAAGCCGAAGGCGGAGGAGCCGGCCGCAGCGGAGCCGGGCAAGGACGCGGCGGGTGCGACGGGCACGGCCGAGGACGCCGCCAAGACGGTGCCCGCACCGGCGGCCAAGGCCACCAAGCCCAAGGCCGCCGCGGCCAAGAGCTGA
- a CDS encoding DUF3046 domain-containing protein, translating into MRLTVFWERMADHFGQGYADSFARDHVMAELGGRTVHQALDAGWEAKDVWRAVCAAMDVPAERR; encoded by the coding sequence ATGCGGTTGACGGTTTTCTGGGAGCGGATGGCGGACCACTTCGGGCAGGGGTACGCCGACTCGTTCGCTCGCGATCATGTGATGGCCGAGCTCGGCGGGCGCACGGTGCATCAGGCACTGGACGCGGGCTGGGAGGCCAAGGATGTCTGGCGCGCCGTCTGCGCGGCCATGGACGTACCGGCCGAAAGGCGCTGA
- a CDS encoding AI-2E family transporter: MASTDETAQVTQDVAPLGTTPPAQPPNGAETGRAASMPRWLPRAMVLALALIACFQLGSWAFHQLTGLLINILIAFFLALAVEPAVSWMAARGLRRGFATFLVFLGVLIASAGFITLMGSMLAGQIVDMVEDFPDYLDKVISWINQTFHTELSRVEIQDSLVHSDWLQKYVQNSASGVLDVSAQVLGGLFQLLTVLLFSFYFAADGPRLRRALCSVLPPARQAEVLRAWEIAVDKTGGYLYSRGLMALISGVAHYVLLQALGVPYAPVLAVWVGLVSQFIPTIGTYLAGALPMLIAFTVNPWYALWVLIFVVVYQQFENYVLQPKLTAKSVDIHPAVAFGSVIAGTALLGAVGALISIPAIATLQAFLGAYVKRYDVTDDPRVHGHRRKGGVSLLTRMRRAMRGPNHPGAASEAEVASDEASGSAPGSGERE, encoded by the coding sequence GTGGCATCGACAGACGAGACCGCGCAGGTCACTCAGGATGTAGCTCCGCTCGGCACGACGCCGCCCGCACAGCCCCCGAACGGGGCGGAAACCGGGCGGGCCGCCAGCATGCCGCGCTGGCTGCCGCGCGCCATGGTGCTCGCCCTCGCACTCATCGCCTGTTTCCAGCTGGGCAGTTGGGCCTTCCACCAGCTGACCGGGCTGTTGATCAACATCCTGATCGCGTTCTTCCTGGCACTCGCGGTCGAGCCCGCGGTGAGCTGGATGGCCGCGCGCGGGCTGCGCAGGGGCTTCGCCACCTTCCTGGTCTTCCTCGGTGTCCTGATCGCGAGCGCGGGCTTCATCACGCTCATGGGATCGATGCTCGCGGGCCAGATCGTGGACATGGTCGAGGACTTCCCCGACTACCTCGACAAGGTCATCAGCTGGATCAACCAGACGTTCCACACGGAGCTCTCCCGGGTCGAGATCCAGGACAGCCTCGTCCACTCGGACTGGCTCCAGAAGTACGTGCAGAACAGCGCCAGCGGCGTCCTGGACGTGTCGGCGCAGGTCCTCGGGGGTCTCTTCCAGCTCCTGACGGTCCTGCTGTTCTCGTTCTACTTCGCAGCCGACGGCCCGCGGCTGCGGCGTGCCCTCTGCTCGGTGCTGCCGCCCGCCCGCCAGGCCGAGGTGCTCCGCGCCTGGGAGATCGCGGTCGACAAGACCGGCGGCTATCTCTACTCGCGCGGTCTGATGGCCCTGATCTCCGGAGTCGCGCACTACGTCCTGCTGCAGGCCCTCGGCGTGCCGTACGCGCCCGTGCTCGCGGTGTGGGTCGGCCTGGTCTCGCAGTTCATCCCCACCATCGGCACGTATCTCGCGGGCGCGCTGCCGATGCTGATCGCCTTCACGGTGAACCCCTGGTACGCGCTGTGGGTGCTGATCTTCGTCGTGGTCTACCAGCAGTTCGAGAACTACGTCCTGCAGCCCAAGCTCACCGCCAAGAGCGTGGACATCCACCCGGCGGTCGCCTTCGGCTCGGTCATCGCGGGCACGGCCCTCCTCGGCGCGGTCGGCGCCCTGATCTCCATCCCGGCGATCGCGACCCTGCAGGCCTTCCTGGGGGCGTACGTGAAGCGGTACGACGTCACGGACGACCCGCGCGTCCACGGGCACCGGCGCAAGGGCGGAGTGTCCCTCCTCACGCGCATGAGGCGCGCGATGCGCGGGCCGAACCACCCGGGGGCGGCGTCGGAGGCCGAGGTCGCCTCGGACGAGGCCTCGGGCTCAGCGCCGGGCTCGGGCGAACGCGAGTAG
- a CDS encoding AzlD domain-containing protein produces the protein MNIWIAIGVTFAGCYLVKLAGLLVPAGALERPLVKRMAALLPVALLAALTAQQAFADGRVLELDAKAVGLAAAAVALLLRAPFLVVIGAAVVVTAGVRALLG, from the coding sequence TTGAACATCTGGATCGCGATCGGCGTGACCTTCGCCGGTTGCTACCTCGTGAAGCTCGCGGGCCTGCTGGTTCCCGCGGGCGCCCTGGAACGCCCGCTCGTCAAGCGCATGGCCGCCCTGCTGCCCGTGGCGCTGCTGGCCGCGCTCACGGCCCAGCAGGCCTTCGCCGACGGGCGGGTCCTGGAGCTCGACGCCAAGGCCGTGGGGCTCGCGGCGGCGGCCGTGGCGCTGCTGTTGCGGGCGCCGTTCCTGGTCGTCATCGGGGCGGCCGTGGTCGTCACCGCCGGAGTGCGGGCGCTCCTGGGCTGA
- a CDS encoding AraC family transcriptional regulator, with protein sequence MAGSAEQARHWRYAELPGVDLLRAHYISKTFVRHTHEHYVIAAIAEGVDVFHHGGADQHAGPGALALINPDTMHTGRAGAPEGWRYAAVYPSPDLVADIAAETTTIRGTPGFLRPVIEDPYGVALVHRVLRAADDGNALAADTLLRVAVTRLLRLNGGPVPQRAVRTAGARVAARARAVLEERLADPPSLERLATDLGVGPFALLRAFRDVYGMPPHAWLTDARVRAARRLLDAGTSPSEAAVAVGFTDQPHLNRHFTRIVGVPPGAYQRERKNVQDGESALLVPSDVWQNNRRHPQT encoded by the coding sequence ATGGCAGGTTCGGCGGAGCAGGCGCGGCACTGGCGGTACGCGGAGCTGCCCGGAGTCGACCTGCTGCGTGCTCACTACATCAGCAAGACGTTCGTGCGGCACACCCACGAGCACTACGTGATCGCCGCGATCGCCGAGGGTGTCGACGTCTTCCACCACGGCGGCGCCGACCAGCACGCGGGCCCGGGGGCCCTGGCCCTGATCAACCCCGACACGATGCACACGGGCCGGGCCGGTGCGCCCGAGGGATGGCGGTACGCGGCGGTCTATCCGTCCCCGGATCTGGTCGCCGACATCGCCGCGGAGACCACCACCATCCGGGGGACCCCCGGCTTCCTCCGTCCGGTGATCGAGGACCCGTACGGCGTGGCCCTCGTCCACCGGGTGCTGAGAGCCGCCGATGACGGCAACGCGCTCGCCGCCGACACCCTGCTGCGGGTGGCCGTGACCCGGCTGCTGCGGCTGAACGGCGGGCCCGTTCCTCAGCGTGCGGTGCGCACGGCGGGCGCCAGGGTCGCGGCACGCGCGCGTGCCGTCCTTGAGGAGCGGCTCGCCGACCCGCCGAGCCTGGAGCGGCTCGCCACCGACCTCGGAGTGGGCCCCTTCGCCCTGCTGCGGGCCTTCCGTGACGTGTACGGGATGCCTCCGCACGCGTGGCTCACCGACGCGCGGGTGCGCGCCGCACGACGCCTCTTGGATGCCGGAACGTCACCGTCCGAAGCGGCTGTCGCCGTGGGCTTCACCGACCAGCCGCACTTGAACCGGCACTTCACGCGCATCGTCGGGGTGCCGCCGGGGGCGTACCAGCGCGAGCGCAAGAACGTACAAGACGGGGAATCGGCCCTGCTCGTACCGTCCGATGTGTGGCAGAACAACAGACGACACCCGCAGACATAA